The following coding sequences lie in one Fibrobacter sp. UWT2 genomic window:
- a CDS encoding FISUMP domain-containing protein, translating into MMLLIAGCGGDSSSNASEHYESVSSIEDCDKDHQDDSVYVKSMDVYMTCQDGFWMEFTNSETESRSDGKSSSSSKKDNSSENGSDDKSSSSDEGKSESSSSYEHNPESIESLYVAADDTLFSLKYLNDCNSSHEGKYVFVISLNAYLVCSDDEWKEFKPPVHKSSSSTVVVDSNNQTGISDLSNYFDVYKDTVAHGSSSMTMIELPEIFKADSLFGKCDDSKDGKVFVDSAGVIKASSDNLYYCKNHVWVALTYQGANGVALGDAPDGTFAEAVYPTKNAKKNKMSAYCSNEVPGGEQYVMDGIWRLAGDLETCFGKMCSIVNRGSLYNFKGYWYICSVNGWAESDILKLKNVNFFNEDVEFGSLTDERDGHVYRTVEIDGVTWMAENLNYKGGDKEVGACYKDDPANCEITGRFYKWADFMNAADSGDALTNHGICPEGWEVPDTTLFQNLFKNHSADLYSPSAWTFVDDAHSFDSEMNTSGFTALGGRLYINIFWNSSTQFCIASAARGNRYYAIMEPFQSSSTKVSTSSSDYCNLRCVKSAVVAEEVE; encoded by the coding sequence ATGATGCTTTTGATTGCGGGATGCGGAGGTGATTCTTCATCCAATGCCAGTGAGCATTACGAAAGCGTTTCTTCTATAGAGGATTGCGATAAAGATCATCAGGATGATTCTGTCTATGTAAAAAGTATGGATGTCTACATGACATGCCAGGATGGATTCTGGATGGAGTTTACAAACTCTGAAACGGAATCCCGTTCCGACGGTAAGAGTTCGTCAAGTTCCAAAAAAGACAATAGCTCCGAAAATGGATCTGATGATAAAAGTAGTTCCTCTGATGAAGGCAAATCCGAGAGCAGCTCTTCTTATGAGCACAATCCCGAGAGCATAGAATCTCTTTATGTCGCTGCAGACGACACCTTGTTTTCTCTCAAGTATTTGAATGATTGCAATAGTTCTCACGAAGGCAAGTATGTTTTTGTCATTTCCTTGAACGCTTACCTAGTTTGCAGTGATGATGAGTGGAAAGAATTCAAGCCTCCTGTTCACAAGTCCAGTTCTTCAACAGTCGTAGTGGATTCAAATAATCAGACTGGCATTAGCGATTTGTCAAATTATTTTGATGTCTACAAGGATACCGTTGCTCATGGCAGCTCTAGCATGACCATGATTGAACTTCCCGAGATTTTTAAGGCCGACAGTCTTTTTGGTAAATGCGACGACAGCAAGGATGGCAAGGTTTTCGTAGATTCCGCAGGGGTTATCAAAGCTTCGTCAGACAATTTATACTATTGCAAGAATCATGTCTGGGTTGCGTTGACGTATCAGGGGGCGAATGGGGTTGCGCTTGGTGATGCTCCTGATGGAACCTTTGCTGAAGCGGTGTACCCGACGAAAAATGCAAAGAAAAATAAAATGTCGGCTTATTGCAGTAATGAAGTTCCAGGTGGCGAACAGTATGTGATGGATGGAATCTGGAGATTGGCAGGTGATTTGGAAACCTGTTTCGGGAAAATGTGCTCTATTGTAAATCGCGGTTCCCTGTATAATTTTAAGGGCTATTGGTACATCTGTTCTGTGAATGGATGGGCTGAATCGGACATTCTTAAACTAAAAAACGTTAATTTTTTCAATGAGGATGTTGAGTTTGGCTCTTTGACTGATGAACGCGATGGTCATGTATACAGGACCGTTGAAATTGACGGTGTCACATGGATGGCTGAGAATTTGAACTACAAGGGCGGTGACAAAGAAGTTGGCGCTTGCTACAAAGATGATCCTGCAAACTGCGAAATCACCGGACGCTTCTACAAATGGGCGGACTTCATGAACGCGGCGGATTCCGGTGACGCACTTACAAATCATGGCATTTGTCCTGAAGGCTGGGAAGTCCCGGATACCACACTCTTCCAGAATCTGTTCAAGAACCATTCCGCAGATCTTTATTCTCCGTCGGCTTGGACTTTTGTTGATGATGCTCATTCGTTTGATTCTGAAATGAATACTTCGGGATTTACCGCTTTGGGCGGGCGTCTGTATATCAATATCTTTTGGAATAGCTCAACTCAATTCTGCATTGCTTCTGCAGCGCGCGGTAACCGTTATTATGCGATAATGGAGCCTTTCCAATCGTCTTCTACAAAAGTTAGCACATCTTCTTCCGATTATTGCAATTTGCGTTGCGTCAAAAGCGCTGTCGTGGCGGAGGAGGTTGAATAA
- a CDS encoding nickel/cobalt transporter: protein MLAMAASAAVKKKRFDIGGGDAPAATEATVESVAPAEGTAAEPAMEPEKPVEKSRSLYTVIAEEQKVLREKLTATISAMKSGDRDAIWKFLAICLVYGMLHALGPGHGKSIVVGYFIARRGRWRQGVALGAGITVTHTMSAVLLLLILYAIFKATVFTAFETGRIGIERASYALIMLTGVLLVVLAIRDVIKSRKGCECAARIDAAEGAVAESKLPPVARWREILGVAAVTGIVPCPAVALIVLFCLLNSMVALSLLGALVICVGMTITNVAFGIAAVAFRKGIDKGSAHTRIATKIYTVATLAGGIIIFISGLLLFTNQYFLYM from the coding sequence ATGCTTGCAATGGCGGCTTCGGCGGCTGTCAAGAAAAAGCGTTTTGATATCGGCGGGGGCGATGCGCCTGCCGCGACGGAAGCGACTGTCGAATCGGTTGCACCTGCGGAAGGTACTGCTGCCGAACCTGCTATGGAGCCTGAAAAACCGGTAGAAAAATCGCGGTCTCTTTATACGGTGATTGCGGAGGAGCAGAAGGTTCTTCGTGAAAAGTTGACGGCGACGATTTCGGCGATGAAAAGCGGCGACAGGGATGCCATCTGGAAGTTCCTCGCAATTTGCCTTGTGTATGGCATGCTGCATGCGCTTGGTCCCGGACATGGAAAGTCGATTGTGGTAGGTTACTTTATTGCGCGTCGTGGTCGCTGGCGGCAGGGCGTTGCACTTGGGGCGGGCATTACCGTGACGCACACGATGAGTGCTGTTCTCTTGTTGCTGATTCTGTATGCGATTTTCAAGGCGACCGTGTTTACTGCGTTTGAAACAGGCCGCATCGGAATCGAACGGGCGAGTTATGCGCTCATTATGCTTACGGGTGTGTTGCTTGTGGTGCTTGCGATTCGCGATGTGATTAAGTCGCGCAAGGGTTGTGAATGTGCTGCTCGGATTGATGCCGCGGAGGGTGCCGTTGCGGAATCAAAATTGCCGCCGGTTGCCCGTTGGCGCGAAATCTTGGGTGTTGCTGCGGTTACGGGAATTGTGCCCTGCCCAGCTGTCGCGCTGATTGTGCTGTTTTGCCTGTTGAATTCCATGGTGGCGCTGTCGCTCCTGGGCGCGCTTGTCATTTGCGTCGGTATGACGATTACGAATGTGGCCTTCGGCATTGCGGCCGTGGCATTCCGCAAGGGAATCGATAAGGGAAGTGCCCATACCCGTATCGCGACAAAAATATACACCGTCGCGACTCTCGCAGGCGGTATCATTATCTTTATTTCGGGGCTGTTGCTGTTTACGAACCAGTATTTTCTATATATGTAA